In Zingiber officinale cultivar Zhangliang chromosome 3B, Zo_v1.1, whole genome shotgun sequence, a single window of DNA contains:
- the LOC121967884 gene encoding protein ETHYLENE-INSENSITIVE 3-like 1a, with the protein MEESVAFPINCCTQTIPLVDKKNLIHGDEHAAIEELERRIWRDEMLLKRLKEQRQNQHKVQGGDSAKNEQARRKKMSRAQDGLLRYMLRMMETCRAQGFVYGIITEKGKPVSGASDNLRGWWKEKVRFHRNGPAAIAKHQADNAIPGSDGGAAKPGAAAGPRILQELQDTTLGSLLSALMPHCDPPQRRFPLEKGIAPPWWPTGEEDWWPQMGTLADRGPPPYRKPHDLKKAWKVSVLTAVVKHMLPDIHKIRRMVRQSRRLQDKMTAKESAAWLAAVKQEEDVYAKNKLQFPLSCSSQTNPSPIDISSLGISSDGQRSISDLMGFYENEINDDEPMNSSPQDKHFQPGIQTDGRVSRLMPVFE; encoded by the coding sequence ATGGAAGAAAGCGTAGCCTTCCCAATCAATTGCTGCACGCAAACCATCCCTCTCGTGGACAAAAAGAATCTCATTCATGGCGATGAACACGCTGCCATTGAAGAGCTTGAACGCCGAATTTGGAGAGACGAGATGCTGCTGAAGCGCTTGAAGGAGCAACGGCAGAACCAGCACAAGGTGCAAGGCGGAGACTCCGCAAAGAACGAGCAAGCCCGACGGAAGAAGATGTCTCGCGCCCAGGACGGCCTGCTCAGATACATGCTCAGAATGATGGAAACATGCCGCGCCCAAGGATTCGTATACGGTATAATTACAGAGAAGGGGAAGCCTGTGAGCGGCGCATCCGACAATTTGAGAGGCTGGTGGAAGGAAAAGGTCAGGTTCCACCGCAACGGGCCTGCAGCTATCGCAAAGCATCAGGCTGACAATGCAATTCCGGGTTCAGATGGCGGCGCCGCGAAGCCCGGTGCTGCGGCAGGGCCTCGTATCTTGCAAGAGCTGCAAGACACGACTTTGGGCTCGCTCCTGTCGGCCCTCATGCCGCATTGCGATCCGCCTCAGAGAAGGTTTCCCCTGGAGAAGGGAATCGCGCCGCCTTGGTGGCCGACTGGGGAAGAGGACTGGTGGCCCCAGATGGGGACACTCGCTGACCGAGGCCCGCCGCCGTACAGGAAGCCCCACGATCTGAAAAAAGCTTGGAAGGTCAGCGTCCTGACTGCTGTAGTCAAGCATATGCTGCCTGATATCCACAAGATCCGTAGGATGGTGAGGCAGTCCAGGCGCCTTCAGGACAAGATGACGGCCAAGGAGAGCGCGGCATGGCTGGCTGCCGTGAAGCAGGAGGAAGATGTGTACGCGAAGAACAAGCTCCAGTTCCCTTTGTCGTGTAGCTCCCAGACGAATCCAAGTCCCATCGACATTTCTAGTCTGGGAATTTCTTCCGACGGACAGAGATCGATCAGCGACTTGATGGGGTTCTATGAAAACGAGATCAATGACGACGAGCCCATGAACTCAAGTCCTCAAGACAAACATTTTCAGCCTGGGATTCAAACAGATGGCAGAGTGAGTCGCTTGATGCCAGTTTTTGAGTAG